Proteins from a single region of Puntigrus tetrazona isolate hp1 chromosome 2, ASM1883169v1, whole genome shotgun sequence:
- the LOC122357451 gene encoding uncharacterized protein LOC122357451 isoform X4, with product MDESTFETFEEELGKPLQEAPPQKPVRQTRTGGRAEMYAQRRVREESPNVQQVPKMIAREHPLTGATSLRRTLSIQNLTQFETPWEGVTLNRCLIAAVTILLLSSGLQRIHEAVRGRRDASEEIAALNERHALIKRGKVTPHEPDTSLWETFFWWIDDDDDDEKSKRGTRGRGSRGLRHRALPDLRLLKKRETKFTERRRRERHEVDENKEKLTKEKEIKVKKKVKEVKAEKDTKKAAKESKPTKKGNQ from the exons ATGGACGAAAGCACCTTCGAGACATTTGAGGAAGAGCTCGGTAAACCACTgcaagaagctcctcctcagaAACCTGTCCGGCAAACACGAACAGGAGGCAGAGCAG aGATGTATGCTCAGAGGAGGGTGCGAGAG GAATCTCCAAACGTCCAGCAGGTCCCAAAGATGATCGCACGGGAACATCCGCTCACCGGTGCCA CGTCGTTACGCAGGACGCTGTCCATCCAGAACCTGACGCAGTTCGAGACGCCGTGGGAAGGCGTGACGCTGAACCGGTGTCTGATCGCAGCCGTAACCATCCTGCTGCTGAGCTCCGGTTTACAAAGAATACACG AAGCCGTCAGAGGCCGCAGAGACGCGAGTGAAGAGATCGCGGCACTGAACGAGAGGCACGCTCTGATTAAAAGAGGGAAAGTAACACCACATGAG CCAGATACTTCCTTATGGGAAACATTTTTCTGGTggattgatgatgatgatgatgatgaaaaatcCAAGAGAGGGACCCGCGGGAGAGGTTCCAGGGGCCTTAGACACCGGGCCCTTCCGGACCTCCGGCTCTTgaagaaaagagagacaaaATTCACCGAAcgcagaagaagagaaagacacGAAGTAGATGAGAATAAGGAGAAACTGACAAAAGAGAAGGAGATAAAAGTAAAGAAGAAGGTCAAGGAAGTGAAAGCTGAGAAGGACACGAAGAAAGCAGCGAAAGAAAGCAAACCTACTAAGAAAGGGAATCAGTGA
- the LOC122357451 gene encoding uncharacterized protein LOC122357451 isoform X3, whose translation MDESTFETFEEELGKPLQEAPPQKPVRQTRTGGRAEMYAQRRVREESPNVQQVPKMIAREHPLTGATASLRRTLSIQNLTQFETPWEGVTLNRCLIAAVTILLLSSGLQRIHEAVRGRRDASEEIAALNERHALIKRGKVTPHEPDTSLWETFFWWIDDDDDDEKSKRGTRGRGSRGLRHRALPDLRLLKKRETKFTERRRRERHEVDENKEKLTKEKEIKVKKKVKEVKAEKDTKKAAKESKPTKKGNQ comes from the exons ATGGACGAAAGCACCTTCGAGACATTTGAGGAAGAGCTCGGTAAACCACTgcaagaagctcctcctcagaAACCTGTCCGGCAAACACGAACAGGAGGCAGAGCAG aGATGTATGCTCAGAGGAGGGTGCGAGAG GAATCTCCAAACGTCCAGCAGGTCCCAAAGATGATCGCACGGGAACATCCGCTCACCGGTGCCA CAGCGTCGTTACGCAGGACGCTGTCCATCCAGAACCTGACGCAGTTCGAGACGCCGTGGGAAGGCGTGACGCTGAACCGGTGTCTGATCGCAGCCGTAACCATCCTGCTGCTGAGCTCCGGTTTACAAAGAATACACG AAGCCGTCAGAGGCCGCAGAGACGCGAGTGAAGAGATCGCGGCACTGAACGAGAGGCACGCTCTGATTAAAAGAGGGAAAGTAACACCACATGAG CCAGATACTTCCTTATGGGAAACATTTTTCTGGTggattgatgatgatgatgatgatgaaaaatcCAAGAGAGGGACCCGCGGGAGAGGTTCCAGGGGCCTTAGACACCGGGCCCTTCCGGACCTCCGGCTCTTgaagaaaagagagacaaaATTCACCGAAcgcagaagaagagaaagacacGAAGTAGATGAGAATAAGGAGAAACTGACAAAAGAGAAGGAGATAAAAGTAAAGAAGAAGGTCAAGGAAGTGAAAGCTGAGAAGGACACGAAGAAAGCAGCGAAAGAAAGCAAACCTACTAAGAAAGGGAATCAGTGA
- the plekhj1 gene encoding pleckstrin homology domain-containing family J member 1, which yields MRFNEKELVFLSRQPSERVAELGMKGPKKGDVVKRRVVKLIVNFLFYFRTDEDEPIGALLLEQCRVEREDQHVFSIVFLDEAERKYLFECDSQEQCVEWIDAIVKASYEFMRKNLIYYRTEIHRLTGKDPLEQYGISDETRFQVNSGLPPLPPPLT from the exons ATGCGATTCAACGAGAAAGAGCTGGTGTTTCTGAGCCGCCAGCCGTCCGAGAGAGTGGCCGAGCTCGGCATGAAAGGCCCGAAGAAAGGAGACG TGGTGAAGAGGCGCGTAGTGAAACTGATCGTTAATTTCCTCTTTTACTTCCGGACCGACGAGGACGAG CCAATCGGAGCTCTGCTGCTGGAACAGTGTCGCGTGGAGAGAGAAGACCAGCACGTGTTCTCCATCG TGTTTCTGGACGAAGCCGAGAGGAAGTATTTGTTCGAGTGTGATTCTCAGGAACAGTGTGTGGAGTGGATTGATGCTATCGTTAaagccag TTATGAATTCATGCGTAAGAACCTGATCTACTATCGCACGGAGATCCACCGGCTGACCGGCAAG GACCCGCTGGAGCAGTATGGGATATCAGACGAAACACGCTTTCAGGTCAACAGTGGTCTTCCTCCGCTGCCTCCGCCGCTCACAtga
- the LOC122357505 gene encoding LOW QUALITY PROTEIN: ankyrin repeat domain-containing protein 34B (The sequence of the model RefSeq protein was modified relative to this genomic sequence to represent the inferred CDS: deleted 2 bases in 1 codon), with amino-acid sequence MTDSPDYLLDGSPLISAAQLGKLRLVRLLVEGGAQVNERNQRGETPLLAACRALRGDQSGSSALRVIRYLLQNQADPNLQDKAGRTALMYACMERAGPDVASALTAAGADPSTEDCGGASALVYAVNARDQDTLAVLMDACRARGRDIIIIATDLSCEPSAAPSPDSSPVSCMSPSDIELKTSSPNSEGENIFNFRGGGRASPELPREAHRRQRLRSEPWLAIQNLAHLSQNYEKNTEEEEDREDGGSPPSGLKCKSSSEQLQSRRNTLPDLLQTPALKLTLSGSDTHLHRAPGSSRFPSVPRSGSPLLAPPDGLHQLHAASRAKPRSPGGFLPPLPGVSARIPAPAPLRREARRHSVQLEQITPKERSETLCMLGSVFQ; translated from the exons ATGACAGACTCCCCGGATTACCTGCTAGACGGCAGTCCGCTCATCAGCGCCGCTCAGCTGGGCAAACTGCGCCTGGTCCGTCTTCTGGTGGAAGGAGGAGCGCAGGTCAACGAGAGAAACCAGCGCGGAGAGACGCCTCTGCTGGCCGCCTGCCGAGCCCTGCGGGGCGATCAGTCCGGATCCAGCGCGCTCAGAGTCATCCGGTACCTCCTCCAGAACCAGGCCGACCCGAACCTCCAGGACAAGGCGGGCCGCACGGCGCTGATGTACGCCTGCATGGAGCGGGCCGGGCCGGACGTGGCGTCGGCTCTGACGGCGGCGGGCGCTGATCCCAGCACGGAGGACTGCGGCGGAGCCTCGGCGCTCGTTTACGCCGTCAACGCCCGAGATCAGGACACTCTCGCGGTGCTGATGGACGCCTGCAGAGCCCGGGGGCGAGACATCATCATCATAGCCACCGACCTCAGCTGCGAGCCGAGCGCCGCTCCGTCGCCCGACAGCTCGCCCGTCTCCTGCATGTCGCCCTCGGACATCGAGCTCAAGACCAGCTCGCCCAACTCCGAGGGCGAGAACATCTTCAACTTCCGGGGAGGAGGACGGGCTTCTCCGGAGCTTCCACGA GAGGCTCACCGCCGGCAGCGTCTGCGCTCCGAGCCTTGGCTGGCGATCCAGAACCTGGCGCATCTCAGCCAGAACTACGAGAAAAACACCGAAGAGGAGGAAGACCGCGAGGACGGGGGTTCTCCTCCCTCAG GTCTGAAGTGTAAGTCGTCATCAGAGCAGCTGCAGAGCAGAAGAAACACGCTTCCGGATCTTCTCCAGACGCCGGCCCTTAAACTCACGCTGTCCGGATCCGACACTCACTTGCACCGGGCCCCGGGCTCCTCCCGGTTCCCCTCCGTCCCCCGGAGCGGTTCTCCGCTGCTGGCTCCTCCGGACGGCCTTCACCAGCTCCACGCCGCCAGCAGAGCGAAGCCCAGATCTCCCGGCGGATTCCTGCCTCCTCTTCCCGGTGTCTCCGCCAGGATCCCGGCCCCGGCTCCTCTCAGACGGGAAGCTCGCCGTCACTCGGTTCAACTCGAGCAAATAACGCCGAAGGAACGCTCAGAGACGCTCTGCATGCTGGGAAGTGTCTTCCAATAA
- the sf3a2 gene encoding splicing factor 3A subunit 2 yields MDFQHRAGGKTGSGGVASASESNRDRRERLRQLALETIDINKDPYFMKNHLGSYECKLCLTLHNNEGSYLAHTQGKKHQTNLARRAAKEAKEAPAQPAPEKVKVEVKKFVKIGRPGYKVTKQRDPECGQQSLLFQIDYPEIAEGIGPRHRFMSAYEQRIEPPDRRWQYLLFAAEPYETIAFKVPSREIDKAETRFWTHWNRETKQFFLQFHFKMEKSLAAPPGQTVSVGVKRPPSLITGLGHPHGDSMPAPPPGGIHGMPPGAPMPPQMPPQMPPPGALPPHLRPPLPGDG; encoded by the exons ATGGATTTCCAGCACCGAGCTGGAGGGAAGACGGGCAGCGGCGGAGTCGCCTCGGCGTCCGAAAGCAACCGGGACCGGCGCGAGCGTCTCCGGCAGCTGGCCCTGGAGACCATAGACATCAACAAAGATCCCTACTTCATGAAAAACCACCTGGGCTCCTACGAGTGTAAACTGTGTCTCACGCTGCACAACAACGAG GGAAGCTATCTCGCTCACACGCAGGGAAAAAAGCACCAGACTAACCT AGCGAGGCGAGCCGCCAAAGAGGCGAAGGAAGCGCCGGCTCAACCCGCTCCAGAGAAGGTCAAGGTTGAGGTGAAGAAGTTTGTCAAGATCGGCAGACCCGGGTATAAAG TAACAAAACAGAGGGATCCCGAGTGCGGTCAGCAGAGTCTGCTTTTCCAG ATTGACTACCCAGAGATAGCGGAAGGTATCGGGCCGAGGCACCGCTTCATGTCGGCGTACGAGCAGAGAATCGAACCTCCGGACCGTCGCTGGCAGTATCTGCTGTTCGCGGCCGAGCCCTACGAAACCATCGCGTTCAAG GTTCCCAGTCGAGAGATCGACAAAGCAGAGACTCGTTTCTGGACACACTGGAACAGAGAAACCAAACAA TTTTTCCTGCAGTTCCACTTCAAGATGGAGAAGTCTCTGGCCGCTCCGCCGGGTCAGACGGTGTCTGTGGGAGTCAAGCGTCCTCCTTCGCTCATCACCGGACTCGGGCATCCTCACGGTGACTCCATGCCGGCGCCGCCGCCGGGAGGAATACACGGGATGCCGCCCGGGGCCCCCATGCCGCCCCAGATGCCCCCACAGATGCCTCCTCCGGGCGCCCTGCCTCCTCACCTGAGGCCTCCGCTCCCCGGCGACGGCTAG
- the LOC122357451 gene encoding uncharacterized protein LOC122357451 isoform X2 — translation MDESTFETFEEELGKPLQEAPPQKPVRQTRTGGRAEMYAQRRVREPSCVPQESPNVQQVPKMIAREHPLTGATSLRRTLSIQNLTQFETPWEGVTLNRCLIAAVTILLLSSGLQRIHEAVRGRRDASEEIAALNERHALIKRGKVTPHEPDTSLWETFFWWIDDDDDDEKSKRGTRGRGSRGLRHRALPDLRLLKKRETKFTERRRRERHEVDENKEKLTKEKEIKVKKKVKEVKAEKDTKKAAKESKPTKKGNQ, via the exons ATGGACGAAAGCACCTTCGAGACATTTGAGGAAGAGCTCGGTAAACCACTgcaagaagctcctcctcagaAACCTGTCCGGCAAACACGAACAGGAGGCAGAGCAG aGATGTATGCTCAGAGGAGGGTGCGAGAG CCCTCGTGTGTCCCGCAGGAATCTCCAAACGTCCAGCAGGTCCCAAAGATGATCGCACGGGAACATCCGCTCACCGGTGCCA CGTCGTTACGCAGGACGCTGTCCATCCAGAACCTGACGCAGTTCGAGACGCCGTGGGAAGGCGTGACGCTGAACCGGTGTCTGATCGCAGCCGTAACCATCCTGCTGCTGAGCTCCGGTTTACAAAGAATACACG AAGCCGTCAGAGGCCGCAGAGACGCGAGTGAAGAGATCGCGGCACTGAACGAGAGGCACGCTCTGATTAAAAGAGGGAAAGTAACACCACATGAG CCAGATACTTCCTTATGGGAAACATTTTTCTGGTggattgatgatgatgatgatgatgaaaaatcCAAGAGAGGGACCCGCGGGAGAGGTTCCAGGGGCCTTAGACACCGGGCCCTTCCGGACCTCCGGCTCTTgaagaaaagagagacaaaATTCACCGAAcgcagaagaagagaaagacacGAAGTAGATGAGAATAAGGAGAAACTGACAAAAGAGAAGGAGATAAAAGTAAAGAAGAAGGTCAAGGAAGTGAAAGCTGAGAAGGACACGAAGAAAGCAGCGAAAGAAAGCAAACCTACTAAGAAAGGGAATCAGTGA
- the tpgs1 gene encoding tubulin polyglutamylase complex subunit 1 — MAEKRRAGDVIAADAKSPKADADAEFVCQPEVGALLGGALLELLRSRPDDPVGFLAEHFAHLSAEAEDGAPEPRSVSRALWVLSLAHHSHRSAFNSNVRVAFELLASGGGGGGGGGGVRGRLYSEVLRSLCSEGGLSLSTAAPLLRRVQSHDYERVPFQLFRQGVLTCAVFADYIRKSQCLYAAVASAPDRPAQRTLCQAVLSTLREALDTADRSDAARYLEASAKISPAKVAQAMAEVHPPGQRRDGPTMDAQEFEDAAAALFIARVRTVT, encoded by the exons ATGGCGGAGAAGCGCCGCGCCGGTGACGTCATCGCGGCCGACGCCAAGTCCCCGAAAGCGGACGCCGACGCGGAGTTCGTGTGTCAGCCCGAGGTCGGCGCTCTGCTCGGGGGCGCTCTGCTGGAGCTGCTCCGGTCCAGGCCCGACGACCCCGTGGGCTTCCTGGCCGAGCACTTCGCTCATCTGTCGGCGGAGGCGGAGGACGGGGCCCCGGAGCCCCGGAGCGTGAGCAGAGCTCTCTGGGTCCTGAGTCTGGCGCATCACTCTCACAG GTCGGCGTTTAACAGTAACGTGCGCGTGGCGTTCGAGCTGCTGGCGAgcggcggaggaggaggaggaggaggaggaggagtccGCGGGCGTCTGTACTCGGAGGTGCTGCGGAGTCTGTGCAGCGAAGGAGGTCTGTCGCTCTCCACCGCCGCTCCGCTGCTGCGCCGCGTCCAGAGCCACGACTACGAGCGCGTGCCCTTCCAGCTCTTCCGGCAGGGCGTGCTGACCTGCGCCGTGTTCGCCGACTACATCCGCAAGTCGCAGTGTCTGTACGCGGCGGTGGCGAGCGCTCCGGACCGGCCCGCGCAGAGGACGCTGTGCCAGGCGGTGCTCTCCACGCTCCGCGAGGCCCTGGACACGGCCGACCGCTCCGACGCCGCGCGATACCTGGAGGCCAGCGCCAAGATCTCCCCGGCCAAAGTGGCGCAGGCCATGGCCGAGGTCCATCCGCCCGGGCAGCGGCGCGACGGACCCACGATGGACGCGCAGGAGTTCGAGGACGCCGCCGCCGCGCTCTTCATCGCTCGGGTCCGGACCGTGACCTGA
- the LOC122357451 gene encoding uncharacterized protein LOC122357451 isoform X1, with protein sequence MDESTFETFEEELGKPLQEAPPQKPVRQTRTGGRAEMYAQRRVREPSCVPQESPNVQQVPKMIAREHPLTGATASLRRTLSIQNLTQFETPWEGVTLNRCLIAAVTILLLSSGLQRIHEAVRGRRDASEEIAALNERHALIKRGKVTPHEPDTSLWETFFWWIDDDDDDEKSKRGTRGRGSRGLRHRALPDLRLLKKRETKFTERRRRERHEVDENKEKLTKEKEIKVKKKVKEVKAEKDTKKAAKESKPTKKGNQ encoded by the exons ATGGACGAAAGCACCTTCGAGACATTTGAGGAAGAGCTCGGTAAACCACTgcaagaagctcctcctcagaAACCTGTCCGGCAAACACGAACAGGAGGCAGAGCAG aGATGTATGCTCAGAGGAGGGTGCGAGAG CCCTCGTGTGTCCCGCAGGAATCTCCAAACGTCCAGCAGGTCCCAAAGATGATCGCACGGGAACATCCGCTCACCGGTGCCA CAGCGTCGTTACGCAGGACGCTGTCCATCCAGAACCTGACGCAGTTCGAGACGCCGTGGGAAGGCGTGACGCTGAACCGGTGTCTGATCGCAGCCGTAACCATCCTGCTGCTGAGCTCCGGTTTACAAAGAATACACG AAGCCGTCAGAGGCCGCAGAGACGCGAGTGAAGAGATCGCGGCACTGAACGAGAGGCACGCTCTGATTAAAAGAGGGAAAGTAACACCACATGAG CCAGATACTTCCTTATGGGAAACATTTTTCTGGTggattgatgatgatgatgatgatgaaaaatcCAAGAGAGGGACCCGCGGGAGAGGTTCCAGGGGCCTTAGACACCGGGCCCTTCCGGACCTCCGGCTCTTgaagaaaagagagacaaaATTCACCGAAcgcagaagaagagaaagacacGAAGTAGATGAGAATAAGGAGAAACTGACAAAAGAGAAGGAGATAAAAGTAAAGAAGAAGGTCAAGGAAGTGAAAGCTGAGAAGGACACGAAGAAAGCAGCGAAAGAAAGCAAACCTACTAAGAAAGGGAATCAGTGA